From the genome of Trachemys scripta elegans isolate TJP31775 chromosome 2, CAS_Tse_1.0, whole genome shotgun sequence:
tttttttactgactcGTTTTACAAAAATACAGTTCCTGATGGAGCACCCTTTAAATAGgtcaaaactttttaaaacaatcctttaCAATATTTGATAAGGGATTTTCAGCTCTCTTATTGATGTTTATAAGGGTCTCTTCAGCCAGGGAGAACCTGACTGATATACAAGGGAAACAATGAAACTGACTAAACAAAAATTTATGGGTCAGTTTTAGTAATCTTAGGTGTTGCAACAGTAGCAGGTACAAAACTTTCACACAGATATACGgtgtccccttcccttcccccattgaTAATACCCTTTAAATGAGCAAGTACAAATATCTTGCTACATAACAGTATATCTGGCATAATATATGGCCCTAAAATGTTAAGGACCTTTTTCAGTAACCTGACCATAcatgatatttttttccattgacttgcaGTTGAATGAGAGATCAATCATTATTACAGCATTTTCTCTGGATAAGAGTGTACTGTATTAATTATAATTCTTGCCTACTGTGTCTATCAGCAGCTAAAAAGCTGCCTACGTGGAAGGAAAATCTTCTCTCCATTAATACTTCAGTTCTTGAGTATAACCATTCAGTACAGAACTATGCCCTTTCCAATTATTTCAGTAAGTACGTATTGATTCCACGTCTATGATGATGTGTCCTGAATTGTATTACAGctcatttttctcatttttttaaaatattcaaggcTGTGACACaatcttgtattttaaaatttttccatTAGATAGGAAAAAAACCCATAAGATGCCTTTTATATTTATCGTAGTCTAGAAAGCATTGATTTGTGTTGGCATTAAACATGAGCCAGAAATGCTAAGATTCTGAAATAAAATGTCCACTGTGCCTTACTCATTGGATAATTTGAGGTTAAATATAGAATTCCAATAATCAAATAAATGATTAAACAACTTCATATATAAACAGTGGATAGCAATCATCTgtccttcaacaacaacaaaacacttcAGTTTCTCAATAAATCCAAAACATCTACCCAGAGTTACAATGGGGCACTATGGAAGTTCATGTCACAAGATAATACACAATTTTTTGGAAGTCTTTTTTTGGAAACAGGCTTCATTAAGCAAGAGATATTTGTCTTCCATCCCTCGCCACCGCTCCCAACCACCTTTGCTCTCCTCCCAGGAACCCATTATCTTATGACAAATCAGTAACCCCATCAATAGGCTAGTTAATAGCAATGGaaattaatagattttattttagaataagCAGATTTTGAATTCATTTCTTCCTGCTGAAGTCAAATCTCCACTAAATACTTGAAACTCGAAGAATCCACATAAGTGTACATCATAAACTAAAGCAGTTTTGCAAATTTTCCTATGCTATCCTAAAACTGTGTCCCAGCCTTGACCTAGACCACTGAACTTCTCAGAAATGATAGCATACCTACTCAATCCCTGACCTTCCTGCTAAGACTACCAATACAGGTGCTAACATCATGCTTTCTATGTATGACATAGCCactttaggcccagatccacaaagaaaTTTAGGCATTATGACACTGAGCATCTAGCTTCCCCTGGTTAATGGATTGCTTTAGGGCTTAGGCCAGAGATAGGTGTCCAGACACCTAGAGTGGGGCAGCAGTGCACGTGCCCagaggcacctatgtttctgcctacAGAACTTCTATTGCTGAGTgcttaggtgctgagtgagtttaagtGCCTATATGGTTAGGCACCAGccaagtgggagttttgtggatcagaGTGCCTAAACCTGATACTTAATCACTTAAGTACCATTGTGGATCCAGGCCCTATCTACTAGGAATTGGACTAAGACTAACTCACTTCCGTAACAATTTTCAGAACTGGGGTGAATATGAACCAATGGAAGGTTGGTTAGGCTAAAGGTGAAGAGGTTGTGGTCCAAGAGAGGGAGCTCAGCTATGGAGAGATCAAATGGGACAGGGTTTAGAGAAGACTATGTCAAGTGAGTGGCTCTTTGGGAGAGGTGATCCAGAGTTGAAGCGCAGGCAAAGACATAAGATCAAGGAGGCAGATGGCTAATGGGATGAACAGGATGGCCATAGGAAAATTGAAGTTGCTGAGGATGAGGGCAGCCAGGAGGCAAAATCTGAGACGGTGGATGAAAAGGAGCCTGGAGGGCAGTAATGATAGCTCCATAACCAGGGGAAATGTAGTTTCTGAAAAAGAGCAGTAAGAAGTAGTGGGAGTTATCACTAAAAGAGCAGTATCTTGAGTTTGGTGATGCCACATTTGAGATAATTTACTATTAGGTGTGAatgacttattaaaaaaaatgttaagaacTAGAAGTTGATTTGATTTCCATAACTCACAGGCAGAGTCCTGAATTTCACCATATTTATTCTTTTTGGAGACGGAGGGGAGCGGATTAGGGAGAAAGATCCTTGAGTAGAAAAGGCGGATTTGAAGGTGGGGTTGTAGGAGTCTGTGTGAATTATGAAGACTGAGTGCAAAAATGTATTGTGCACTGTAGAAATGCACTTTTGCCACTTGCTTTCTACTTTGCTTAATTTGTATTGCTTGAACAGCCTGCATGGGAACATGCCACGCAGGACTAGGGGTCAGTGTACAAGTAGGGGTCAGTGTACAAGTAGCTCCCCTACATTTGTGTTCGATCTCTGTCTGATCAGGGGTTGTTCTAAAATTCCACCGTGGAGGTGAAGAAATTGCTCTGTGAGAAATGTGGGTGCTAAATTGTATCCCTCAGAACAACCACAGAGATTAGGGGGTCCAAAAGTTAGTGAGCTGTTTTCTCCTCCACCAGTGTCTCCTTCTACCCTTTATTTGCTCTTTGGGGCATCAGCAACCTCTTCTTTATTTCTCCCATCCTCTTTCCAGCTTTCACATTTCTTCTCTCCTTATTCGCGTGGCCTAAACGCCTCAGCACCTAGGTAGACGGCGGCCAGCCCAGGAGATCAACTTGTGAAGTCTTTCAAATCTTAACCCTGGGGAACTAAACCCAGCCTCACGAAGCCTGAGCCCATTAGCCAGGGTTGCAGACGACGGTTGAAAGGCAAACCCCTAAATGTCAGGCAGCTTCCAGTGGGGCCGCTGACAGGAGTTAATTAGGAGCAATTAGCTTGTCCCCGCTGGGAAGCGCTGCTATTCCCTCTCccgccttccccttcctcccgcTGCTGCGCCAGGCTAAGGGGTGGCTTGTGCTGGCTCCTTGCGCAGGACTGGCGTGTGCAGCAGGCAAAGGACCGAGGAATGCGCCGAGTCCcggtccccctcctccccttgccGCTGGAGCGGTGCATTGTGGAGGGAGCCCGCGTCCCGCCGCCGCTGAGGAAGCCTCCTGCCCTCGGGAAGCGCCTCAGCTGGGAGCTGTCCAAGGTGTCGGGGCCCCTGCGACACCCCCGCCCGCTCCTGCGCCCCGGCCCTCTCGCCTCCTCCCGCCCTGTCCGCGGCGCCCGGCCGGAGACGAGCATGGTGTTTGCTCCAGGTAACGCGCTCCCcttctcccgcgcccattggccggcgagtgaggggtgcaggcggGCCGGGCCCTGCTctcctgggctggggaaggggctgagcaTCCCTCGCTACTCACCTGGGAGCGCCACGCGCCCACCAGCGGCTCCCCGCGCCCGGCCCCTGCaggctgggctggctgggaaggagggggaagggggcggaacgCGCCTGGCTTCGCGGAGGCTGCGGTCCCCttggagccccagaccctccgcCCCCAGGAGCCGCAGCTCTCGGGGCCACCTGGCACCCCGTGCCGCCGCCGTGGCAGGGCTAAGTTTGGCAGGGGCATGGGATGCTCTGTTggcggtggggctggggctcaggctctgcTGCCGAGTGCGCCTGGTTACAGCTGCTTGTGGGGCAGC
Proteins encoded in this window:
- the AKAIN1 gene encoding A-kinase anchor protein inhibitor 1 codes for the protein MRRVPVPLLPLPLERCIVEGARVPPPLRKPPALGKRLSWELSKVSGPLRHPRPLLRPGPLASSRPVRGARPETSMVFAPGEKSGNEQEEVALQNASKQIVQTAILQAVQQVSQESQQKEKRVNSSVSLQLERGELTKKHEKK